The nucleotide window AAAATTGTAGCCATGGTAGGGGACGGTATCAACGACTCGCACGCATTGGCTCAAGCAGATGTAAGTATTGCTATGGGCAAAGGTTCGGATATTGCCATGGATGTTGCTAAAATGACCTTGATTACGTCAGATCTTAATTCCATACCTAAAGCCATCAAACTATCTCGAAGCACTGTCATTGGAATTCGCCAAAACTTGTTTTGGGCATTCATTTATAACCTCATCGGAATTCCTCTTGCGGCGGGCATCCTTTTCCCACTTAATGGGTTTCTTCTAGATCCTATGATAGCAGGAGCAGCTATGGCTTTCAGTTCGGTATCGGTAGTAGCCAATAGCCTAAGACTGAAAAGAATAAAAATCTAAAAATAGTATTGGGGTGTATTGACACGTTGAATCGGATTGTTGATCTGACGGGAAAAATACACCCTATTTGTAACGATACAAAACATGGAAAAGCAAATTAAAAGCCAGGACGTTTTCCAAGGAACTAGAGAAAAACTGCGCCTGGACTCATGAACAAATAAGTGCTGTTATATTCTTTTATGTGCAGCAATGCCAATAACAGATGAAATTACTCCCTCATATTTGGAATTATGAAATCATTGACGGCAATAATGTAAAACTTAGCAAGCCCTTTCAAAATAAATTTACATCATAATTAAAATCTAAAATCACATAAAAATCTAAAATCATGGAAACACTAAAATTCAATTCAACAATTAAATGTACAGGATGTTTGGCTACAGTAACTCCATACCTGGATGAAACTGCAGGAGCAAATAATTGGGAAGTAGATTTAACAAACCCAAATAAAGTGCTTACCGTAAAAACAGATGGTGTAACCGCAGAGGATATTACCAAAGCTGTAGAAAGCGCCGGTTATTCAGTTGAATCTATTAATTAATCATTCAAGTGAAAACCCTAACGACATTGCTAATGGCTGTCCTTTATTGGGGCGGCCTTTCAGCACAAAACCTTGAAATGGTTTTCCAGGAATACATCAACCAAAAAAATTACCTAATTGAGGGTAATCTACAGGGAGCTACTCACAGTTCCGAACAGTTGGTTAACTACCTGGGAGGCCTGAAAGAAGAACTTGGTCAAAATGCACTAATAAATGAATTATTCGAAACAACGAAAGGCATAACCACAGCCAAAACTATTGAACAAAAAAGAAATGCGCTGGGAAAACAATCTGAGGCTCTTTGGAAACTGATGAAAACCAGTGAATCTTTAAATGAAAAGGCTTATTACAATTACTGTCCAATGAAAAAAGCTTCTTGGATTAGTGAATCAAAAGACATTAGAAATCCTTTTTATGGAAAACAGATGTTGCAATGTGGTAATGTAAAAGAATCTATCAACTAACACGTCATGAAAACGTCAGTCATAATCCTTATCGTTATCATGTCTAGCTATTTATCTTTTGCACAACCTGTTGTAAGATATGATTTGGTAATTCATGATACCATTGTGAATTATACGGGCAAAGAGCGAAAGGGCATAGCCATAAATGGTCAGATACCGGCCCCAACCCTTTATTTTATTGAAGGAGATATTGCCGAAATTCATGTCATCAATAAAATGCATCATGAAACATCGATACATTGGCATGGATTAATCCTGCCCAATGAGCAAGACGGAGTTCCCTATCTTACTACTGCACCAATTGCTCCGATGAGTGAGCATGTGTTCAGATTCCCGATTGTTCAATCCGGTACTTATTGGTATCATTCACATACTATGCTTCAAGAGCAAATAGGATTGTATGGTGCCTTTATCATCCATAAAAAGGAAGAACCCAGGTATTCAGAATACACCATGGTATTGAGTGATTGGACTGATGAAAAACCAGAACAAGTTGAACGTTCGCTTCATCAAGCTACGGATTGGTATGGCATACGAAAAGGTGCCGTTCAAAGCTATTCTGAAGCACTTGTCCAAGGGCACTTGGGTACCAAATTCACCAATGAATTCAAACGCATGATGGCCATGGATGTGAGCGATGTTTACTATGACAAACTGCTTATCAATGGCCAACCCGAACAAGAGGCGTCCTTTGCCAAACAAGATACGGTTCGATTGAGAATCATCAATGGAAGTTCCTCCACCTATTTCTGGATCAACTATTCAGGTGGCAAACTTTCTGTCGTGGCCAATGACGGCGCTGATGTAGAACCGGTATCCGTTGATCGCCTTATTATTGGGGTATCTGAAACCTATGATGTGAAAGTGGTTATTCCAGATGATGGCAAATACCAGGTATTGGCAACCTCTGAAGACCGCACAAACAGTGCTTCACTATGGCTGGGTTCTGGAATAAAAATACCATCCAAAACCCTTCCAAAGCTTGAATACTTCAAAGGCATGGAGATGATGAACGACATGATGACCATGGGAGGAAAAATGAACGATATGGGCATGAACATGAGCCTTCAGCAAATGGATATGAACACCATCATGTATCCTGAAATTATGAACGGTGAAGAGCCTATTGTAACCCTTAATTATAATATGTTGAAGGCACCCAAGCCTACAACACTTCCCAATGCACCATTTAGGGAACTTCGAATTGAACTTACTGGAAACATGAACCGATATGTTTGGACAATTGATAATAAAACCGTCTCTGAAACCGATAAAATATTGATTAAAAAAGGGGAGAACATAAGAATTGTAATTTATAATAATTCAATGATGCGTCACCCAATGCATCTTCATGGGCATTTTTTCAGGTTGCTTAACGATCATGGTGAATATTCACCACTTAAAACGGTCGTAGATATTCTGCCCATGGAAACAGATACCATCGAGTTCCATGCATCAGAGGAATACGGTGACTGGTATTTTCACTGTCATATTCTCTATCACATGATGTCTGGAATGGGAAGAATATTTCAATATGAAAATTCACCTCCTAACCCCCAACTTCCAAACCCTAAAAAGGCTTTGAGAAAAGTTTATGCCGATGATCGAAGATTTTATTTGGGAGCAGAAATTGGTTTGGAAAGTAATGGAAGTGATGGTGAAATTTCCTTATCCAACACTAGATGGTCTTTTGGAACAGAATGGCGTTTAGGTATTAATGAACATGCAGGGATTGAAACTGAAAGCCATATTGGAAGATTCATTGGCGCTAATCAATTTTTTATGCCCTATGTAGGCTTGGATATCAGAAGCCGAGATGAAGAAGAATTAAAAGACAATTTATTTGGCCAATCCAACACCAAAAATGAGAGAGCTGTCTTATCTGCAGGTTTCGTTTATGTATTGCCATGGTTTATCACATCCGATATCAGGGTAGACCAAACAGGGCGATTTAGGGTACAGCTATCACGAGAAGATATTCCTTTGACACCAAGAATCAGATTATGGGGACTTTGGAACACCGATTATGAGTATGCATTTGGAGCTAAATACATTCTTTCCAAATACCTATCGCTTTCCACGCACTATGATAGTGATATGAAGTACGGATTGGGCCTAACATTTACCTATTAATTCATAACAAACCTTTTTACAGAAAAAAAACCTTTAAAAAATTTAATCTTAAAAAATGAGAACACACTATTTTATCCAACTGGTAATATACTTCACCATTAGTATTACAATTATGAGTTGTAGTACAGAAGAATTAGTTAATCATGGGCCTTCAACCAAGGTATCATTTGCAAATCAGACACATACCATTGCCCAAGACATGGAATCCATTTCCATTCCCTTGAAGTTAGAACCAAAAGCCAATAATAATGGATTCATTACTATTGAATTATCTGGAAATGCTACTTATGGAACTGACTTTACAACCATCCCTGAGGCCGTAAACAACAAGTTTTACATTAAACTCTTGACCAATACGCAGGACACCAGTTTCGTAATAACACGGGCAAACGTAACCACTACAGAAAAATTGATCAATCTTAAATTGAGCAACCCAACTGCTGATTTTTCATTGGGAAGCAGAATAACATCTGAAGTAAAATTAAATGCGCAACCCAACCCTAGCTTTGAAAACAAATTGAATTTTGCTGGTTCAGCCGGAACGGTTTCAGAAGAGAATACACAAGGGATGACCATTGCGTTAAACACAACAACTGTGGTTTCTAATGGTACTAGTGCCAAAGTTAAAATTACAGCGCCACAAGGGATTGCATATGGAACTCATTTTTCAACCATTCCTTCAGCGATTTTAAATGAAGTCTCTCTTGAATTCAATCAAAATGCACAAGGCGCCAGTTTTAAACTTATACCTATTAATGACAACGTATTTATTGGAGACTATAACATTGTATTCGAAATCATCGAAGTTAGTGAGAACTTGGTAATTGGGGAAAACAAAACATTTACCGCAACAGTATCCGATAATGACCAACCTTATGGAACTCTGCATACCATAACAGAATTGAGGGCGATATATAATGAACATCAAGGAGATTGGTATTTGTCGCAAGATTATTTCATTGAAGGTGTCGTTACTTCTAACGACAATACAATGGACAGTAAATCCATTTACGTTCAAGATGCAACCAGCGGTATTTTAATACGATTTACCACTCCAAATATGTTTAATTTAGGGGACAAAATAAGGCTGAACTTAAAAAATGGGACAGGCATGGGAATGAACGGCCAAAAAGGCATCAATGGGGTTAATATCAGCAACGTGGTTAAATATGCTGAAAACATTCCAGTCTTCCCAGAGACCATAACCATAGCACAATTACATACTGGAAATTATGAGGGGAAAAAGGTCAAGATTGAAGGTGTTCATTTTGTTGATGCCGATGGTATTGTGAAATTTATAGGAAGCCACACTATCAGACGCGATGAAGCTGGAGCCATTGTATTGGTATATTCCACGGCAACATTCAGTGACTATATCTTAACCCAAGGAACGCTGTCAGTAACCGGAATTGTTGGGGATTATGGGCGCTTAATGCCTCAAAAGTTTACACACGATATTACCAATTAATTGAATACAAATATTCATAAGCATAATTTAAAACTTTAGACATGAAAACAAATATCCAGGAACAAATGTTCAAAGAGTTATCAGATAAAACTGTTTTTAATAAGGCACAGAATTATGCTTATGGGTATATCGATAATGTCTTCAATAGAAATGTATTTCCAACTGAAGAAGCGCTGGATAATCTTTCAAATTTTGATGAAGAATTACCGACTTCATCTGCAAAAGTTGAAGAAGTATTGAGCCAGCTGAACACCTATGGTAGCCCTGCAACAGTATCCACTTTGGGTGGAAGGTATTTCGGTTTTGTAATTGGTAGTGCACTGCCAATTGGTTTGGCTGCCAAACATTTGGCAACGTATTGGGATCAAGTCCCTGCAATGCATGTTCTTTCCCCTTTAGGGTCAAAATTGGAATCCGTGGTAGAACGATGGTTGGTCGAGCTATTTAATTTTCCGAAAAGAACTTCGGCCGGATTTGTTAGCGGAACCTCTTCCGCAAATTTATGTGGTTTAGCAGCCGCTCGTTACAGAATTCTTAAGAATCAAAATTGGGATATAAACAAGCAAGGTTTATTTAATGCCCCTAAAATTAGAATTGTCACTGGCAGACAGGCACATTCAACGGTTTTGAAAGCTATCGGGATTCTTGGTCTTGGGCATGACACTATTGAATGGGTCGACGTTGATAATCAAGGTAGAATTAAAGTTGATGCTCTTCCTGAATTGGATTGTAATACCATAGTGATACTACAGGCAGGCAATGTAAATAGTGGGGCATTTGATGATTTTGAAACGATTTGCGCTAAAGCTCAAATTGCTGGTGCATGGGTTCATATTGATGGCGCTTTTGGTTTGTGGGCAGGAGCGGTAAAGCAATTGAAATATCTAACAAGTGGAATTGAAAAAGCCAACTCTTGGGCCGTTGATGGCCATAAAACATTAAATACGCCTTACGATTGCGGAATAGTATTGTGTGAAGATAGCGAAGCTATGACCGCCGCATTGCATATGACAGGAAGTTACATTATTGAAAGTACGGAACGGGATGGCATGTTTTATACCCCAGAAATGTCCAGAAGAGCCCGGGTCATAGAGCTATGGGCGACGCTCAAATATTTGGGGAAAAATGGTATTGATGAGATGATCTTAAACATGCACGAAAGAGCAAAACAATTCGCTAATGAAATTAGAGCCATTCAAGGATTTAAGGTAGAAAACGAGGTGGTTTTTAATCAAGTCATTGTTAGATGTGAATCTGATACAATTACAGAACAAGTTTTAAAAAATGTACAGGAATTAAGAGAGTGTTGGGCTGGAGGTTCTGTTTGGTTTAATCATAAAGTCATTCGTGTAAGCATATGCTCGTGGGCCACCAAGACAGCAGACATTAGTCGTTCGGTAAATTCATTTAAGAAAGCACTTTTAATAAGCAAAACAAATAGATAACTAATTAGTTGAAGTTAAGACCAAAACAAGGCTAAATAGAGAGTAATCAATATTATAAACAGATTAGAAAAGATGAAAACAATATATATTTTAGCATCATTATTATTTACATTTTATGCGGTAAATGCTCAAGATGAGTTGAAACATAAACTAGAGCAACTTGCCAAAGAATATGAAAACGCAAATTTTCATTGAGCAATTCTAGTCTCAAAGGGAAGTGAAGTAATCGCTGAGACCGCATTTGGGTTGGCAAACCAGAAGACTGGCAAAAGAAATACCACAACCACACTTTTCAAAACAGAATCCACAGGAAAAATGATTACTGCGGTTGCGGTATTGCAATTAGTAGAAGCTGGTCAACTTGACCTACAAAAAACTATAATTGATTATTGGCCAGAATCAAAAATCAGAAATGCCAATAAAATGACGTTACATCAACTCCTCACCCATCAATCGGGGCTGACTAGTCCTTGGGAAAGACCAGATTTTGAATTTAAGCAATACACCAACGAAGAGTGGTGGAATTTTATTGAAACCAATCCACTTGTATTCGATGAACCGGGAAAAGGTGTTTATTATAGTAGTTCAGCTTTTGAAGTTTTGGCCAAAATAGTTGAAAAGGTTTCTGGATTGGAATTTCAAGATTACTGCAAGGAGAAAATCTTTGTCCCTGCTGAAATGGAACATACCTATTATACAATGGATACGACAAGTTACTTTAGTCGTGGTGCAAATCCGTATCGTTGGATTGGAAGTAAAACCTACTACGAATACCCTGTAAGCCATTTACAGGCAGGAGGCGCTGGAGGATGGTTAAGTTGCATAGAAGATTTTCATCATTTCGCTTTAGCCTTAATGAATGAAAAACTGATTTCAAAAAAATATCTTGATTTAATGATGACAGAACATGTGGATTTTTATCCGGGGAAATACGGTTATGGAATGCAGATTTATAAGGATTTAATGGTACCTGGAAAAACTGTTTATGGCCATAATGGTGGAGGAATGGGTTTTAGTTGTGATTTGTTTTTTGAGCCTGAATCCAAGACCATTATGGTAACGATGCTGAACATGTATGGTAACAGCAGGTCATTAACGCGTAACTATATGGCAACGGTGTTGGGGAACGAACCACAAATACCTGAATAGGATAAAAGTCAAATCTTTTTTGATTTAATTGCCGAAAAAGGGTTGGATGATTTTGATAAGAATTATCCAGAATATCTCAAACTAATTGGAATGGAACAGCCCGATCCGTTTTTTTTGATCAGCTTTTCAGATGGTTATGAAATGCTTAAACAAAGCGAAAGCAGGAAAAAATATCTTATTTCATTAAAAAAGATTATACCTGAAAACCCTGTGTTGTACATTTTTTTGGGTGATGTCGAAAAAAGTGAAAATCATAGCGACTCGGCTAAGACCTATTATTTAAAAGCACGTGAATTGGCCGAAAAAAGTGAAACTCAATGGCTCGGAGAAATTGACCTAAAACTTAAAGGTCTTTAATCAATACACCTTAAACTGAATTATTATGAAAAAATATTTATTCCTTGCTACTTTGGTGCTATTCCAAATTGGTAAAACTGAAAGTCAAATTTCTAAAAAACAACTCGATAATGAATTAACCGAGTTGATGGCAAAAGAGCATATTCCTGGATTAGCTTATGCCGTCATAAAAGATGGCAAGGTATTACATAAAAATGCATTGGGCAAAGCGAGCGTTCCATTTAATGTGCCAGTTACAAATGAAACAGTATTCCAACTGGCTTCATGTTCCAAAATATATACTGCACTTTTATTGGGAAGATTGTTTGATTTGGGGCTATTGAAACCTGATACAACCATTAAAGATTTGGTTGACAATATCCCTGAGGGATGGGAAACCATTACCATAATGCATTTAGCTGCACACCAATCAGGAATTAAAATAGCTGATTTTTCTAAAACAAATTCACCGGAAGAGGCTTTTGAACTGGCCAAAACCATGCCTTTTGAATTTGAAACTGGTGAAAAATCAGAATATATGAGCAGTGACTATTGGATATTACTTTACTTGATAGAAAAAGTAACCCAATTAAAATATTATGATGCGCTCAGGCAATATGTTCTTGAGCCTTTACAATTGAATCATTCATTTGTCAACAATCCTAAATTCGGAATGTTTACCGATCTGGATATTGTTCCCAATCAAGCTCAGGAATATCACTGGTTTAAAAATGAGAATACACTAAGAATCAATCAAATGTGGTTTAAAGAAACAGACTATGCGGCTGGTGGTATTTATAGCTCAATTGACGATATGGCTAAGATTGCCGTGTCATTGGACAAGAAAAACTTTTTATCGGAATCTTCATATAATTTGATAGCAAATCCACTAAAATTGAATAATGGGCAAGATGGATCTTATGGGCTTGCTTTAGTGGTTAGAGATTACGAAAACCATAAAATCATAGAGCACAGCGGTGGACCAGCACTAGCCGATTTTGTGAAATTTGAAAAAGAAGGTTATACCTTTATTGTCCTGACCAATAATAGGGGACTATTTCCATATTTATCTAAACTAATCGCTAGTTATTATATAAAGGATTTGTCTAAAGCAGGACCTCCTGAAGGATGGGAGTAAAGTTTAATAAAATCAATTTTACTGCTCTCAAAAAGCTAATGGAATAATATAAATAGGACCACACTACAGCTCAAAATGTATAAAAATATTGAAACAGAAAGACTTCGAATCCGACCTATAAATTTGATGGATGCAGAATTTATTATCAATTTGGTCAATTCGAAGGGCTGGTTAAAATTTATTGGAGACAGAAAAGTTTTCAATATAAATGACGCTGAAAATTATATTAAAAAAATATTGGATAACCCCAATTACTATTACAGCGTTTTCGAACTAAAGGATTCAGGACAAGCCATTGGGATAGTGACATTTTTAAATCGAGAAAATCAGGATTTTCCAGATATAGGATTCGCTTTATTGCCCGAATTTGAAAAGAATGGATATACAACTGAAGCAAGCAAGGCTTATCTTGATGAGATCATAAAATCAAAAGCCTATAAAAATATTATAGCTATTACACTACCTAATAATTACAAATCAATTGGTTTGTTAAAGAAGCTTGGGCTTAAACATGAATATGATTTTGAGGGTGATAATGAAACTTTGTCACTTTTTAGCCTATTCAACTTATAAATAAAAAAAGTATTTCATATGATAGTTAGGATTTGGACAACCGGAATTAAACCTGGTAAAAATAAAGAATACTTAGAATTTGCTAATAAGTATTCCATTCCGATGTTTAAACAACAAAAGGGGATTATGGGTGTAACTATTTTCACCAAAGATTACAAATCCTCAGTACTCACCTATTGGAAAAAAAAGAAAAGATTTTGCACTATTGGAAAATAACATGATGTACATCCAAACCGCAGACAAACTAAAGGAATCTGGTTTTATAACAGAATCTCAACATCTTGAAATATTTGATACAACTATCCACCTAGAAGATTTAACGTTAAAATTTCATCCTCAAAAGGCTTATTTCCTACTCTGATAATTATACTTTTTCTTCATTTTAAAATAGTCTGTCCATCCGCACTTAGTTATTAAATATACCCTCACAATACCCGAACATTTTTTCGACAATAAAACAAATCTTCAATTAGATAAGTTCAATTCTTTTTAAGAACATAACTCTTATTACGATCCTGTTTTCATAAGGATAATTTGAGTTTCATACTAAATATAATCCGATAAAATTTTATAACGAACCAGTGTAACTATGTAAAAGAGGGGCACGAAGGCATATCTAATTTTGACTTGTAGAATTAATCATTAAATCATCACATTATGTTTAAGAAAATTGATACATGGAAAATAACGCTTTTGTACAGTATAATGACCATTACTATAATTTCGTGTACAAAAAGTCGTGGAGAAAATTTGGAAGCCAATAATACTTCAATTGAAGTCAACAAACTTCCAGTAGATGTCATTCAAGCTAAGCAAACAGACCTAATCCAAGAAGAACAAATTGTCGGCACAATACTTCCAATACAAGAAGTTGCTATTGTTAGTGAAGTTTCTCAAAAAATAACCAAAATAGCTTTCAGAGATGGCGATTATGTTTCAAGGGGTCAACTTCTTTATAAGTTAAATGACACTGACTTAAGAGCAAAGCAAAAAGAGCTTTATGCTGAATTAAAATTAGCCCAATTAAATGAACAGCGATATGCTAGTCTACTAAAAACAGAAGCTATTCGTCAACAGGACTATGATGAAGTAGAATCCAAATTAAACTCTCTAAAAGCGCAAATTGAATTTTTAGATTTTCAGTTAACCAAAACTGAATTAAGAGCACCTTTTTCTGGTCGGATTGGAATTTCAAAAGTAGATCTTGGGGCCTTTGTATATCCTGGTTTGGAATTGGTGAATCTTCAAGACCAATCTAAAGTCCTGATCAATTTTTCAGTTCCCGAAAAACATGTTTTACAAGTTCAGCAAGGCAAATCCATTTCCTTCACAACACAGGTTTCAAATGAATTACATGAAGCGAAAATTATATCAAGCAATTCTGGCTTAGATAATCAGAATAGAAGTTTACTAGTTCAAGCCATTGCTGATAATGAGAAACATGAATTTAAGGGTGGTATGTCTGCAAAAATTAATTTCTCAACTCTAGAGGAAGGAACTAAAGGTGTAAAAATACCTTCTCAAGCATTGATTCCAAGTGAACAAGGATATAGTGTGTTTTTATTGGAAGACGATAAGGCAAAATTAACAGCGGTTGAAATAACCAACAGAAGTGAAAATGAAGTAACCATTCTAACAGGGATAAATAATGGTGACAAAGTTATTGTCTCCAATATTCTTCGATTGGGAGATGGTTTACCGGTTTATGATGTTACCACAACAAACTAAAATAGAAATCATGAGTTTACCATCGATAAGTATTAAAAAGCCCGTTTTGGCAGGAGTATTTTCCGCCTTGATTGTCATTATGGGAATTGTAGGTTGGATGAATTTAGGGGTTAGAGAGTTTCCTTTAACCGAACCGCCTGTAATCTCAGTTGTTACCTTTTATCCTGGGGCTAGCCCTGATGTAATTGCTTCCAAAATCACTAAACCGATGGAAGAATCAATAGCAGAAGCCAATGGATTGCGAACCATTTCATCGGAATCTAGAGAGCAGGTAAGTATTATTACGGTTGAATTCAATAGAGACATTGATTTAGAAGATGCATTAAATGATGTTAGGGATAAAGTATCAAAATCCAAAAATCAAATACCTGCGGACGTTGATCCGCCAATTGTAGAAAAGGCATCTTCACCTGATAATTTGGTAGCTTTTCTTGAAGTAGAAAGTGACACAAAAGATATTAAGGAAGTAAGTCATTTGGCGTCAACCGTAATCAAGGACAGAATGCAGTCTATACCAGGAGTCAATAGAGTAGCGGTTGTTGGGGAGCATAAATATGCCATGAGACTACGGTTTGATCCATTAAAATTAGCCGCATTACAACTTACTCCAGAGGATATTAGGCAAGCCTTATTAAGGGAAAATATCGATTTGCCCTCTGGACGTATTGAGGGCACCAACAACGAATTGAGCGTGCGTTCGATTGGACGACTAACTACTGCAGAAGATTTTAATAATATGATCATTAAGAAAGATCAGAACGCTATTGTCCATTTAAAGGATATTGGTTATGCGGAGTTGGGAGAAATGAATGAGCGAACAGCCATAATTAATGGTACAAATAACTCCAATCGTATTGGCGTTGGAATTGCCATTCAAATTCAAAGGGGCGCAAATGCAATTGAAGTTGTGGACGAGTTTTATAAAAGACTTGATCAATTAAGAAGCGAAGTACCTAAAGAATACCGTTTAATTGTGGGTTTTGATTTTACAAAACCTGTGAGAGAGTCCATTAAGGAGGTAGAAGAAACCCTTTTCATTGCATTCGGATTAGTAGTAATAATAATATTTCTATTCTTAAGGGATTGGCGTTCTACAATCATTCCTGTTGTGGCAATTCCCGTTTCAATATTATCAGCATTCTTCATAATGTATTTGGCTGGTTTTTCCATAAATGTACTCACCCTTTTAGGATTGGTACTGGCAATTGGGCTTGTTGTGGATGATGCCATAGTGGTTTTAGAAAACATCTATAAAAAAGTTGAGGAAGGCATGACACCTTTACAAGCTGCTTTTAAAGGGTCTAAGGAAATTTATTTTGCAGTCATTTCAACAACTATAACTCTTGCTGCGGTTTTTACTCCAATAATTTTTATGGGAGGAATCAGCGGCCAATTATTTAAAGAATTTGCCATCGTAGTATCTGGTTCTGTATTGGTTTCTGCTTTTGTGGCATTAACCTTATCGCCAATGTTAAGTGCTTATTTGCTAAAGAAACGAGATCAGCCTAATTGGTTATATCGACAAACAGAACCACTTTTTATCAACCTAAACAGGGGTTATGAACGATTGCTAATTGCCTTCATGAATAAACGATGGATGGCATGGTTATTTTTGGCGATAACAGGTGGATTAATTATAGTTATTGGCAATAAACTGCCCTCAGAATTAGCTCCAGTCGAGGATCGTTCAAATTTAAATCTTATTGCTATAGCACCTGAAGGCGTCTCTTTTGACTACATGAAAAAGGGGATGATGGAAGTGGGCAAATATGTTAATGAATCAACGGATGGTTTATATCAAACTTATTCTATGGTAGCCGTTTCGTTTATTCCTGCACCTGCACCTGTTAATGTTGCTGTACAAACAATTTATCTAAATGACCCGAAAGATAGAAAAATGTCATCTCTTGATTTATATAATCAATATGGTGC belongs to Aegicerativicinus sediminis and includes:
- a CDS encoding GNAT family N-acetyltransferase, encoding MYKNIETERLRIRPINLMDAEFIINLVNSKGWLKFIGDRKVFNINDAENYIKKILDNPNYYYSVFELKDSGQAIGIVTFLNRENQDFPDIGFALLPEFEKNGYTTEASKAYLDEIIKSKAYKNIIAITLPNNYKSIGLLKKLGLKHEYDFEGDNETLSLFSLFNL
- a CDS encoding serine hydrolase domain-containing protein; the encoded protein is MKKYLFLATLVLFQIGKTESQISKKQLDNELTELMAKEHIPGLAYAVIKDGKVLHKNALGKASVPFNVPVTNETVFQLASCSKIYTALLLGRLFDLGLLKPDTTIKDLVDNIPEGWETITIMHLAAHQSGIKIADFSKTNSPEEAFELAKTMPFEFETGEKSEYMSSDYWILLYLIEKVTQLKYYDALRQYVLEPLQLNHSFVNNPKFGMFTDLDIVPNQAQEYHWFKNENTLRINQMWFKETDYAAGGIYSSIDDMAKIAVSLDKKNFLSESSYNLIANPLKLNNGQDGSYGLALVVRDYENHKIIEHSGGPALADFVKFEKEGYTFIVLTNNRGLFPYLSKLIASYYIKDLSKAGPPEGWE
- a CDS encoding efflux RND transporter periplasmic adaptor subunit — its product is MFKKIDTWKITLLYSIMTITIISCTKSRGENLEANNTSIEVNKLPVDVIQAKQTDLIQEEQIVGTILPIQEVAIVSEVSQKITKIAFRDGDYVSRGQLLYKLNDTDLRAKQKELYAELKLAQLNEQRYASLLKTEAIRQQDYDEVESKLNSLKAQIEFLDFQLTKTELRAPFSGRIGISKVDLGAFVYPGLELVNLQDQSKVLINFSVPEKHVLQVQQGKSISFTTQVSNELHEAKIISSNSGLDNQNRSLLVQAIADNEKHEFKGGMSAKINFSTLEEGTKGVKIPSQALIPSEQGYSVFLLEDDKAKLTAVEITNRSENEVTILTGINNGDKVIVSNILRLGDGLPVYDVTTTN
- a CDS encoding efflux RND transporter permease subunit, whose translation is MSLPSISIKKPVLAGVFSALIVIMGIVGWMNLGVREFPLTEPPVISVVTFYPGASPDVIASKITKPMEESIAEANGLRTISSESREQVSIITVEFNRDIDLEDALNDVRDKVSKSKNQIPADVDPPIVEKASSPDNLVAFLEVESDTKDIKEVSHLASTVIKDRMQSIPGVNRVAVVGEHKYAMRLRFDPLKLAALQLTPEDIRQALLRENIDLPSGRIEGTNNELSVRSIGRLTTAEDFNNMIIKKDQNAIVHLKDIGYAELGEMNERTAIINGTNNSNRIGVGIAIQIQRGANAIEVVDEFYKRLDQLRSEVPKEYRLIVGFDFTKPVRESIKEVEETLFIAFGLVVIIIFLFLRDWRSTIIPVVAIPVSILSAFFIMYLAGFSINVLTLLGLVLAIGLVVDDAIVVLENIYKKVEEGMTPLQAAFKGSKEIYFAVISTTITLAAVFTPIIFMGGISGQLFKEFAIVVSGSVLVSAFVALTLSPMLSAYLLKKRDQPNWLYRQTEPLFINLNRGYERLLIAFMNKRWMAWLFLAITGGLIIVIGNKLPSELAPVEDRSNLNLIAIAPEGVSFDYMKKGMMEVGKYVNESTDGLYQTYSMVAVSFIPAPAPVNVAVQTIYLNDPKDRKMSSLDLYNQYGAASGNFRDFLLFPYLPPTIGTRYGGGMPVQFVLQSQSLDSLNKVLPKFLNAARQSKKLMFVDSDLKMNKPEIKINIDRQKAALMGVSIEEVSRALQLSLSGQRYGYFLLNDRQYEVIGQVEKLQRNDISDLRTINVRSANGQMVSLDNLVTMEEGISPAAIYRYEQYTSATISAGLAPGVSLQEGIKEMQNIKNEVLGETFKSSLAGQARDYEESQGNILFTMILALIIIYMILAAQFGSLRDPLIIMLTVPMAITGAILSLYWFDQSLNVFSQIGIITLVGLITKNGILIVEFANDLKAKGYSKFEAATQAAVQRFRPILMTSLTMIFGALPIAMTFNSRQSLGIVIAGGLIFAGILTLFIIPAVYSYLSSKKVPSEIIEEESTSMQIIHQH